From the Deinococcus sonorensis KR-87 genome, the window CGCTCCGGCCCCATCAGCACCCGGTCTCTGGCCTCATCCACGTCCCGCACCGTGATGCGCCGCCGCCCCTCTCTGGCCGCCAGCAGCGCCGCTTCGTTCAGCAGGTTCTCCAGGTCCGCGCCCACCATCCCCGGTGTGCGCCGCGCCACCGCCGCCAGGTCCACCGACGGGTCCAGCGGCTTCTTGCGCGCATGGATCTTCAGGATCGTCTCGCGCCCCTTCACGTCCGGCGCGTCCACCACCACCTGCCGGTCAAACCGGCCGGGCCGCAGCAAGGCCGCGTCCAGCACGTCCGGGCGGTTGGTGGCGGCCAGGATGATGATGTCGTGCTGGCTCTGGAAGCCGTCCATCTCCACCAGCAGCTGGTTCAGCGTCTGCTCGCGTTCGTCGTTGCCGCCGTTGATGCCCGACCCGCGCTTGCGCCCCACCGCGTCGATCTCGTCAATGAACACGATGCACGGCGCCTGCTTCTTGGCCTGCTCGAACAGGTCCCGCACGCGGGCCGCACCCACGCCCACGAACATTTCGACGAAGTCCGAGCCGCTGATGCTGAAGTACGGGACGCGCGCTTCGCCGGCGACGGCGCGGGCGAGCAGGGTCTTGCCGCTGCCGGGGGGGCCGACCAGCAGGATGCCGTGGGGGATGCGGGCGCCGAGGGTGTGGTAGCGCTCCGGATGCTTTAGGAAGTCCACCACCTCCGCCAGGTCCTGCTTGGCCTCGTCGCAGCCCGCCACCTCCGCGAACGTCACCTTCACCTGCCCCTCCGCGTGCACCGTCGCCTTGCTCCGCCCAAACTGGCTCGCGCCGTCACTGCCGCTCTGCCGGTTGCCGCGCAGCAGCACCACCAGCAGCACCACGATCAGCGCGCCAGTCAGCACGGTGCTCAGCACCGCCACCCAGTTCAGGCGGCTCGGCTGGGCCAGTGACACGTCCACACCCCGGGCCTGGAGCGCCGGAAAGCCGATCAGCGGGTCGGTAGAGAGCGTGCGGGTTTCGAAGGCACGGCCGTCGCTCAGCAGGCCGCTCAGACTGGCGATGTTGTCCTGATACAGGATCACCACGCGCTGGACCTGCCCGCGCGACAGGGCGGTCCCGAAGTCCGCCAGGCTGATCTCGTCCTGCGAGGACCGCGGCAACACGAAACTGATGGTGGCCACCAGCACCACCACGCCGCCCAGCAGCCACCACAGCCAGTTGTTGCGCTTGGGCGGTTGCCCGGTCATACCGGCCACCCCTGCCTCGTCCGCTTCGCCTGCCTCATCCTCAAATTGTACGCCGCATGAAGGGCGATACTGTGCGGCCCTGCACAGGTCCGGCCCTTCATGTCACCCCGGCTACCGAGTTCACGCTCTCTTCAACTTGAGCGTAGTGCACTCAACTCTCTTGACTGAGAACAACTGTGGCCTTATGATGAGGGCTGTACAGAACTGCTTCCAGACCGGAACGCAGAAATCTCCAACTCCATGAGGTAAACTATGCCAAAAGCAGTGGGAATTGACCTGGGCACCACCAACAGCGTGATCGCCGTGATGGAAGGCGGCCGCCCCGACGTGATCGTGAACGCCGAGGGCGCGCGGACCACTCCGTCCGTGGTCGCGTACAAGGGCGACGAGCGCCTGGTGGGCCAGATTGCCCGCCGTCAGGCCGCACTAAACCCGGCCGCCACGCTCTTTGAAGTCAAGCGCTTCATCGGCCGCCGCTGGGACGAAGTGAAGGAGGAGGCTGCCCGCAGCCCCTTCAGCGTCAAGGAAGGCCCGGCCGGCTCGGTGCGCATCGAGGTGAACGGCAAGGACCTGGCCCCGGAGCAGGTGAGCGCCGAGGTGCTGCGCAAGCTGGTGCAGGACGCCAGCGCCAAGCTGGGCGAGAGCATCAAGGACGTGGTCATCACCGTGCCCGCCTACTTCGACAACTCGCAGCGCGAGGCCACCCGGCAGGCCGGTGAGATCGCGGGCCTGAACGTGCTGCGCGTGATCAACGAGCCGACCGCCGCGGCGCTGGCCTACGGCCTGGAGCGCAAGGGCAACGAGACCGTGCTGGTCTTCGACCTGGGCGGCGGCACCTTCGACGTGACGATTCTGGAGCTGGGCGACGGCGTGTTCGAGGTGAAGAGCACCAGCGGCGACACCCACCTGGGCGGCGCGGACTTCGACCAGCGCATCGTGGACTGGCTGGCCAGCGAGTTCCAGAAGGAGCACAACTTCGACCTGCGCAAGGACAAGCAGGCCCTGCAGCGCCTGATCGAGGCGGCCGAGAAGGCCAAGATCGAGCTGTCCAGCAGCAGCGAGACCACCATCAGCCTGCCGTTCATCACCTTCGACCCGGAGACGCGCACCCCGCTGCACCTGGAGCGCACCCTCAGCCGCGCCAAGTTCGAGGAGCTGACCAGCGACCTGCTGCGCCGCGTGCGTGAGCCGGTGCAGCGCGCCCTGGACGACGCCAAGCTGACGGCCGCCAACATCGACGAGGTGATTCTGGTCGGCGGCAGCACCCGCATTCCGGCAGTGAAGCGCATCGTCAAGGACCTGACCAACAAAGAGCCGAACGAGAGCGTCAACCCGGACGAGGCGGTGGCGCTGGGCGCGGCCGTGCAGGCGGGCATCATCCAGGGCGACAGCAGCCTGGGCGACATCGTGCTGGTGGACGTGACCCCGCTGACGCTGGGCGTGGAGGTCAAGGGCGGCATGATCGCCCCGATGATCACCCGCAACACCACCGTGCCGGCCAAGAAGACCGAGATCTACACCACCGCCGAGAACAACCAGCCGGGCGTGGAGATCAACGTGCTGCAGGGCGAGCGCCCGATGGCGGCCGACAACAAGAGCCTGGGCCGCTTCAAGCTGGAAGGCATCCCGCCGATGCCGGCCGGCCGCGCCCAGATCGAGGTAACCTTCGACATCGACGCCAACGGCATCCTGCACGTGACGGCGAAGGAGAAGACCAGCGGCAAGGAGAGCAGCATCCGCATCGAGAACACCACCACGCTCGACAAGAGCGACGTGGAGCGGATGGTGAAGGAAGCCGAGCAGAACGCCGACGCCGACAAGGCGCGCCGTGAGCGGGTGGAGAAGCGCAACGCGCTCGACAGCCTGCGGGTGCAGGCGACCCAGGCGATCGAGGAGAACGCTGGGGCCGATCAGGGCCTGAAGGACCGCGTGAAGGCGCTGGCCGACGAGGCCGAGGACGCGATCCGCAGCGACGACGACGCGAAGATTGCGGACGTGCAGAAGCGGCTGGAAGAGGGCCTGCGCGAGCTGATGACCGCCGGCCAGCAGGCGGCCCAGGCCGGAGCCCAGCCGGGCGCCGCCCAGGCCAAGCCGGAAGACGACGTGATCGACGCGGACTTCAAGCCCGCCGAGTAAGCACCCCCGGTGAGTGATGGGCGCAGGGCGCAGGCCCCGCCCACCACTCACTTTCGCTGTGAGAGAGGAGCCAGACACCCATGACCGACCCCCAGAATCCCAACGGTCCGCAGGACCCGAACGAGACGATCATTGACGCCGAGGTGGTGGATGAGCAGACCACCGACGACAGCGCCGGCGTGAGCGACGACAGCGACTTCGACCCGTCGATGTTCAACCCGGAAATGTTCGCGCAGGTCCAGCAGATGATGGAGAACGCCGAGAAGGCCGAGACGCTGGAGCGCGAGAACGCCGAGCTCAAGAACCGGCTCGGTCGGCTGGCCGCCGACTTCGAGGCGTACCGCCGCCGCACCGCCGACGACGCCAGCGAGGCGCGCGGCAAGGGCACGGCCGACGCGGCCGAGGCGCTGATGCCGGTCTACGACGACCTGAGCCGCGCCATCGAAATGGGCAGCAGTGACCCGGGCAAGCTGATTCCCGGCATGAAGACGGTGCAGGCCACCGTGCTGCGGGTGTTCGGACAGCTGGGACTGGAGGCGACCGGCCAGGAGGGCGAGCACTTCGACCCGCAGTGGCACGAGGCGCTGCAGGTGGTGCCGGGCGAACAGGACGACGTGGTGGTGCAGGTGTATCAGGTGGGCTTCCGCATGGGCGACCGGCTGGTGCGCCCCGCCCGCGTGGTGGTGAGCAAGAAGGGCTGAAGGCCGGACCTGAAGCGGCCCGCCGGAACAGCCCCCAGAACACGGAGGACTCATGGCCTACAAGGATTACTACGAGACTCTGGGTGTGCCGCGCAGCGCTTCGGAAGGCGAGATCAAGAGCGCCTACCGCAAACTGGCCAAGCAGTACCACCCGGACAAGAACCCTGGCGACGACAAATCTGCCGAACGCTTCAAGGAAATCGGTGAAGCGTACGCGGTGCTGAACGACGCCGAGAAACGCAAGCTCTACGACACCTACGGCCACGCCGGAGAGGTGCCGCCCGGAGCGTACGGCGGCCCAGGGGGGGTGCCGGGTGGCGCGGACTTCGGCGGCTTTGATCCGTCGCAGTTCAGCGACTTCTTCCAGGGCCTGTTCGGCGGCCGGGGCGGTGGCGCCCGCAGCGGCTTCTCCGGCTTCGGCGGCGGTCAGGTCAGCCTGGAGGATCTGCTGGGCGGGTCCAGCGGCGGCATCGGCGGTGGGCGCCGCTTCGTGCAGAACGTGGAGGGTGAACTGCAGGTCAGCCTGCAGGAGGCCTACCAGGGCAGCGACGAGACCATTCAGGTGGAGGGCCGGCGCATCACGGTGCACATCCCGGCCGGTACCCGCGACGGCGCGCGCCTGCGGCTGTCCGGCCAGGGACCCGGTGGCGGCGACGTGCTGCTGACCGTGCGGGTGCTGGAAGACGCCCGTTTTGAACTGGACGGCGACGACGTGACCGTGTCGGTGGACGTGCCGGTGTACACGGCAGCGCTGGGCGGCCCGGTGCGGGTGGAGACGCTCAAGGGCCCGGTGCAGCTGAATGTGCCGGCCGGCACCAGCGGTGGACGGCGGCTGCGGCTCAAGGGCCAGGGCTGGCCCAGAAAGGGCGGCGGTCACGGCGACCTGTATGCGCGGCTGACGCTGACGCTGCCCGCCAGCCTGAGCGATCAGGAAAAGGAACTGTACCGTCAGCTGGCCGAACTGAGGAAGTAAGGGGAGCACAGAGAGGGGGCCAGGAGATGATCCTGGCCCCCTCTCTGTGCTCTGTCCTACGCCTCGGCCCGGCTCGGTTTCGGTTCGCCGCGCAGCGTCAGGGTCAGCAGGAAGCCGACCGCCACCAGCGCCAGCCCCAGCAGGAAGGCGCGCTGCAGGCCGTCGGCCAGCGCCACACCGCCGTTCTGGATGGCTGCTGCGCCGATCAGCAGCCCCATCAGGGCAGTGCCCAGCGCCCCGCCAAGCTGACGCCCGAACAGCACCGCGCTGGTGGCCGCGCCCAGTTCCTCTCTGGGCGTAGCCTGCTGCACCGCCAGCAGCAGGCTCAGCATCGAGAGGCCCATGCCAGACCCGGCGAAGAAGCCCAGCACTGAGATCACCCACAGCGGAGCGTGCGCGGCCAGCGCCATCAGCCCAAAGATCAGCATCAGCACCGCGAACCCCACGATGGTCAGCCGGCTCAGGCTGACCCGCCGCATCAGCTGCGCGCCCACGATGCTGGCCAGCACCCAGCCGAGCAGCATCGGGGTCAGGATCACGCCGCCGGCCGTGGCGCTACCCCGGTTGACGCCCTGTGCGAACAGCGGCAGGTACGCGATCACCCCGAAGTAGGCGGCCCCGCCCAGCAGGTTGCCCAGCAGACTCACGCGCGGCAGGCGCTGGCGCAGGCTCGCCACCGGCAACAGCGGTTCCGGGTGGCGCAACTCCACCACCACGGCCGCCGCCAGCACCGCCAGCCCCAGCCCCACCTGCCACCACACGCTCAGCTCCAGGCCCCAGATGAGCAGGCCACAGCCCACCATAAAGAGCAGGGCGCCCAGCCAGTCAATGCGGGCTGGACGGGGCGTCACCGTCTCGCGCAGCGCCCGCCACACGATCAGCATGGCCGGAATGCCGAACGGCAGGTTGACGTAGAACACCCAGCGCCACGACAGATGCTCGGCGATCAGGCCGCCCACCAGCGGCCCCACCAGCCCCGAGACGCCCCACACGCCGCTGATCAGCGCCTGGACCCGCGCCCGCTCCTGCATGCTGTACATCTCCCCGATCATGGTGAGCGTGAGCGGCAGGACTGCCCCTGCACCCAGCCCCTGCAGCGCCCGCGCCCCAATCAGGAAGGTCATGCTCTGGCTCAGGCCGCACAGGGCGCTGCCTAGCAGAAAGATCAGCACGCCCGCCAGATACAGCCGCTTGCGCCCCACGATGTCGCTAGCCCGGCCCCACAGCGGACTGCTGACCGTACTGGTCAGCAGGAAGACGGCAAACGGCAGCGCGTAGAGGTGCTGCCCGCCCAGGTCCTGGATGACGCTGGGCATGGCCGTGGCCACCACGCTGGACTCCAGTGCCGCCAGGAACACCCCCAGGATCAGCCCGGCAGTGGCCAGACGGCGCGAGGCCTGCGGAACGTGGGCGGACGGACTGGCACCGGCGGGTTGGGCGTCACTGCGACTCATCGGGCGGCATGATACGCCCGGCCGCCGCGTCCGGTTCGCAAGATGGCTCGCTCTTCAGGGCTCAGCAGGTTGAGCAAACCCTGAGCGATGCCGCCGGACCCCTCAGTTCCTCAATTATTGCCGCCCGGCTTGCTGACCCCTTCCAGCGCGGCCTGCTGTGCCTGGGCGTCGGCCTTGAGCGCCAGGTCCGCCAGACTCACCACCCCCACTACTCCACCCACGTGCGTGACCACCAGCCGTCGCACCCGGCGCTGGGCCATCGCGCGGGCCGCTTCTTCCACGTCGGTGTCACCGTCCAGAGTGAGCGGATGCTCGGTCATGAAGTCGCGCACCTCGCTGCCGCTGTCCCGGCCATACGCCACCGCCCGCACCACGATGTCGCGGTCGGTGATCAGTCCATGCAGTTTCTGCTCTTTCATGACCAGCAGAAAGCCCACGTCCTCGGCCCGCATCAGGTCGGCCGCCTCCTGCAGGGTGGCCTCCGGCTCGATGCGGATCAGGTCGCCGGTCATGATTTCTTTGATGGTAGGCATGGCTCAGGGTAGGCGCAGCGGCGGTGTGGTGGCTGAACCGGGCTTTAGGAGCGCTTCAGCTGCCCGCCACCGCCACCAGCGACTCGCTGAGCGTCCACAGCCGCTCGGCTGCCCGGGGATCGCGGGCGTAGGGCATATAGCCGCTGAACGGCTGCGCTGGGTCGAAGGGCAGCGCCTCCCGCACGTCTTCCAGGTACAGGCCACCCACCCCTTCCAGTTCCGGCCCCACCGCCGCCCAGATGCTGGTGGCCGCGCCCTGCTCGGGCGTCTTGAAGCCGGGGTTCAGCTGCCCCTGCTCGTCCATCCAGCCCATCGCGATTTGCTCCTCACGCGGCAGGAACCGCTGCAGGTTGGTCATGATGCCGCCGGGGTGCAGCGCGTTGGCCGTGACGCCCTGGGCACCATACCGCGCACTCAGACCCACCGCGAACAGCACGTTGGCCGTCTTGGACTGCCCGTAGGCTTCCCACTTCTCGTAGGGGCGGGTGCGGTAGTTGGGGTCGTCCAGGTGCACGTCGCTGCGGCGGTGCCCGATGCTGCTCAGCACCACCACCCGCGCCGGGGCCGCCGCCAGCAGCGCCGGCATCAGCAGGGTGGTGAACAGGAAGGGCCCCAGGTGGTTGGTGCCGAACTGCGTTTCGAAGCCGTCGCTGGTCTGACCGAAGGGGGTGGCCATGGTGCCGGCGTTGTTGATCAGCAGCCGCAGCCGGGGCACGCGGGCCAGCACCTCGGCCGCCGCCGCCCGCACTGACGCCAGCGACCCCAGGTCCAGGGTGATCAGGTCCAGCTGTCCGGGCCGGGCTTCCAGGTCCGCCAGCGCCGCGGCGGCCCGCTGCGCGTCACGCACCGCCACCAGCACCTGCGCCCCGGCGTGCAACAGCGCGCGGGTGGTCTCCAGCCCGATGCCGGAGGCCCCGCCGGTGATCAGGGCCACCTGACCGCTCAGATCGTGGCCGGCAATGACGTCCAGGGCAGTGGAGCGGGCAAAGAACGCAGACGTCAGGGGCATGCGCCTACCCTACGCTTTCCGGCTGACTGTGGGCGCTCAGCTGCTGCCGGCTCAGGACCCGTTGCAGCACCTGCTCCCGCTGTTCCATGCTGCCCCCCACGGCAAAGTAGCGGGCCAGCGTCTGGGCCCAGTCGCCGCGCGCCGTGATGGGAGCCATGCGCCGCAGCGCCTCGTCCAGTTCGTGCAGTTCGGGTTCCCGGTAGCGGTTCTCGTGCAGCACCAGCTTCCGCTGCACCCGGGGCCGCTGGGCCGGGTGCTCGTCCGGCAGGCCGATGGTCAGCCCGGCGAACGGCAGCACCCCCTCGGGCAGCGCCAGCAGCTCCACCAGCTGGTCCAGGTGGGTCAGCACCCCGCCGATCCAGCAGCCCTGGTACCCGAGCAGTTCGGCCGCCAGCAGCATGCTCTGACCGGCCAGCACCGCGTCGCCCACCCCGAAATGCACCGCCACGCCGGGAAAGTGCCCGGGAGTGTACCCACTGTGCTCCAGCAGCAGCGCCAGCCGGTGCACATCCATACACACCACGAAGCTCTCCGGCGCGCTGGCCAGGTGCGGGTTGGCGGTCAGTTCCGCCACCTGCGCCCGAACCGCCGGGTCGGTCAGGCGGATGAAGCTGTACATCTGGGCGGTCGCGTCGGTGGGCGCCCGCTGAGCGGCGTACAGCAGGGTGTCGAGGTGCTCCTGCGGCAGCGGGTCAGGGCGGTAGCGGCGCACGGTGCGGTGGCGATCAATCAGGGCACGCACCTGAGCGGACGTGTAGGTCGGGGGGGTGTCGGTCATGGCCGGAGTGTACGGCAGCTGCCCCGCCGCACCCCGGTCTTCATCAAATGCAAATGCTTCCATTCGGAACTTTCCATCGGCGGGAGCGCAGATTAAGGTATCAGTAATGAGAGATTTCGTACAAAACGTCATCCCTCTCTCCTCCATCTGCTGAGTTCCTTCACTCGCCCTGCCGGCCCGAACCGCCGTCCGCGCCGGCCCTCAGGAGGTAGACATGACCACAGCCCAGGACACCCGACTGCGCGACCTGAGTGTCCGCCTGCTACAGCGGGTGCTGCCGGAACACCGGCGCTTCCATGTGCAGCTGTGGGACGGCACCGTGCTGCCGGCCCCGCAGGATCACTCGGCTACCCTGGTGATCAACAGCACCGAAAGCCTGGGGCAGATGCTGCAGACCCCCGTGGATGTGGCGGTGGGCGAGGCGTACATGAATGGCGCCTTCGACATCCAGGGCGACGTGCTGGCGGTGTTCGAGGCCATTGAGGACATCGTGCCGCGGCTCTCGGCGCTGGAGTGGGCCACCCTGGCGCAGGAGGCCGCCGCGCTGCGGAAAGCGGCCGGTCTGGGCAGCCCGCTGGCGGCGGTATTGAAGGGCCGGCAGCACTCGCGCAGCCGCGACATGGAAGCCGTTCAGTACCACTACGACGTCTCCAACCGCTTCTACCAGCTGTGGCTGGACCCGCGCATGGTTTACAGCTGCGCCTACTTCCCCACCGGCCAGGAGACGCTGGAGCAGGCCCAGACGGCCAAGCTGGACCTGATCTGCCGCAAACTGCGCCTGAAACCGGGCGAGCGGCTGCTGGACATCGGCAGCGGGTGGGGCGGGCTGGCGCTGTACGCCGCGCGGCAGTACGGGGTGCAGGTGGTGGGCGTGACGCTCTCGCAGCAGCAGCTGCAGGAAGCCCGTGAGCGCGCCGCCCGGCAGGGGCTGGAGGGGCAGGTGGAGTTCCGGCTGCAGGACTACCGCGACGTGAGCGGCGAGTTCGACAAGGTGGTCAGCGTGGGCATGTCCGAGCACGTGGGGGCCGAACAGCTGGGCACCTACTTCCAGCTGGCGTGGCAGCGGCTGCGGCCCGGCGGCCTGATGCTCAACCACGCCATCTCCAGCGGCCCGGTGGCCCTGGACACCGCTCCCAGTGTGGCCACCGGCCAGTTCGTGCAGCGCTACATCTTCCCGGACGGCGAGATCCTGCCGATCTGGCAGACGCTGCGCGATGCCCAGAACGCCGGCTTCGAGGTACGCGACGTGGAAGATCTGCGTGAGCATTACGCCCGCACGCTGACCTGCTGGCTGCGCAACCTGGAAGCGCACTGGACCGAGGCCGAGACGGAGGTGGGCCTCAGCCGGCTGAGGCTGTGGCGGCTGTACCTGGCCGGCAGCGCCCATCAGTTCGACTGGGGGCATCTGGCCATCCATCAGGCCCTGCTGGCCAAACCGGCCGCGCACGGCCGGGTCGAGCTGCCCGCCTCTCGCGCCGACCTGTACCGCAGCGCCCCCTGAGCCCGCTGCGGGCGGCCTATACTCGCCCGGTGAACGACCCGCTGCTGACGCGGCTCCCGGTGTTGCGGCTGCGCGGCGACGCCCTGGAGCCGGCGGACGATCCGGTGGCGGTGGAAGAGCCGCTGGACCTGCGCGTGCAGCTGGAGAGCGGCGACGAGAGCCTGAACGTGACCATGCGGACGCCCGGCGCCGACCGGCAACTGGCGCTGGGCTGGCTGTATGCCGAGGGCCTGCTGACACCGAACGACCTGCCGGACATGTCGTCTTTGCCGGACGCGCCCAACGTGCTGCTGATCCGCAGCTCAGACCCGCAGCGGCTGCTCAGCGGCGCGCGGCGGCACGTCACCTCCAGCGCCTGCGGGGTGTGCGGCAGCGGCAGCGTGGAACGGCTGCTGCTGCGGGTGGCCGCGCCCGTCTGGACCGCCGGCCCGCTCTCCCCCGCCCGGCTGCTGGCGCTGCCGGACCGACTGCGGGCCGCCCAGCCGGCCTTCCGGGCGAGCGGGGGCCTGCATGCCGCCGGCCTGTTCACCGCGCAGGGCGAGCTGCGGGCCGCCTACGAGGACGTGGGCCGCCACAACGCGGTGGACAAGCTGGTGGGCCACGCCCTGCAGGCCGGCTGGCTGCCGCTCCATGACCGCATCGTGGTCACCAGCAGCCGGGCCGGCTTCGAGATCGTGCAGAAGGCGGCGCTGGCCGGCGCGGCGGTGGTGCTGACGGTCGGGGCGCCCAGCAGCCTCGCCGTCGAGACGGCCGCCGGCCTGGGGCTGACCCTGATCGGGTTCGTCCGGGAGGGCCGGATGAACGTCTACGCCGGTGCGGAGCGGCTGCAGGCCGGGGTACAGTAAGGAACATGACCACACCTACTTCCGACGCGGCGGGTGCGCTGCGGGCCTTCGGCGACACGCCCGAGCAGATCGGCGTCTCGCTGGAGAAAGCCTTCGACCGCTACGAGGCGGCGCTGCCGGGCCAGCAGGCGCGCTGGCTGGTGTCGCCCGCCCCGGACCGCTGGAGTCCGGCCCAGATCACCGAGCACGTGATCATCGTGAACGAGGGGACCGCCCGCGTGGTGGGCCTGCTGCTGTCTCAGAAGCCGCTGCGCGAGGTGCCGCAGGTGCCCGGCACGCTGGTGGACGGCAAGCGCAAGGCCCCGGCCATCACGGAACCGGGCCCCGGCAGCGCCTGGAGCGAGCTGGAGCCGCGCTGGCAGGCCAGCCGCGCGGCCCTGCTGGCGCTGGTGCCGCAGCTGGCGCACGCCGACCCGGAGCGCACCTACTGGCAGCCGTTCATGGGTGAACTGGGCGCCGCCGACTGGATGCGTCTGGCCAGTTACCACATGCGCAATCACCTGCGCCAGCTGGAGAACTGAATGGAATCCACTCCTCCACCGGAGCGGGGCGTCCGCGGGTTCGAGCTGAACGCCCACCTGACGTTTGCCCGCCCCCTGAGCCGCCCCGACGCCCTGGAAGCGCTGCGCGGCTGGCAGTTGCCCCCGGAGCTGTACGGCAGCGATGACCAGATCCGGGCGGCCTTCCTGAGCGGCGAGCTGGACCGCGCCACCGTGCTGGCGCTGCTGCGTGGCGGGCTGGAGGGCGGGCTGCTGCGCGCCGCCGAGCTGGGCCGGCGCGGCTTTCTGCGCTCGGTGACCGGCACCACCGAGTGGGTGCCGTGGCGGCGCAACGTGGTGGTGCCGCGCGGAGAACTGGAGCGCGTGACGCTGGAAGACGGCCTGCAGTACCTGGTGGAATGACGCCCGGCGTTCAGGGCTCGGCACTGGCCCGCCGCACCACCGCCCGCCCCGGCCACAGGTAGTAGCCCTGCACCAGCAGCAGCACAGCTGTGCCGAGCCAGAACACGCCCAGCTGCCCGTATTCGGCCCACATCACCCCGCCCAGCACCGGACCGATGGCGTACCCCAGCGCCTCCACCGCCATCACGGTACCCCAGGCGGCGGCGCGGTACTCGGGCGGCAGCGTGTGGCCCACCAGCCCGTTCCAGCCGGCGATGAAGGCCCCGTATCCCAGGCCGCCCAGCGCCGTGACCAGCAGCAGACGGTCCGGCAACCCCGGCAACCCGGCCACAAAGAAGGTCAGGGCTAGCAGCAGCAGGCCCGGTGTCAGAGCGGCGCGCGGGTGCAACCGGTCGGCCAGCCGGCCGGCCGCCCACAGCGACCCCAGGCCCAGCAGCACCCCCAGCAGCGCGGGCACGATCAGCGCCGACAGGTGCAGGCCCAGTGACGCGAGCAGCGGATAGAACACGGTGGCCAGCAACCCGGGGGCCAGCGTCTGGGCGAAGGCGGCCGGCAGCAGCCCTGCCACCCGGCCCCAGCGCTCGCGGCCCCGCACCAGTGCGCCTGCGGCCATCCCCTCCGGTGCCACGGCCGGCAACCGCAGGCGCGCCAGGCTGAGGGCCAGCAGGGTGGCCAGCAGCTGCATGCCCAGCAGCACGCCCGGCGCCAGCTCCGGTCGCCGCTGCATCAGCTGGCCCACGCCCAGCAGCCCAAGCCCGATGGCCG encodes:
- the ftsH gene encoding ATP-dependent zinc metalloprotease FtsH, which encodes MTGQPPKRNNWLWWLLGGVVVLVATISFVLPRSSQDEISLADFGTALSRGQVQRVVILYQDNIASLSGLLSDGRAFETRTLSTDPLIGFPALQARGVDVSLAQPSRLNWVAVLSTVLTGALIVVLLVVLLRGNRQSGSDGASQFGRSKATVHAEGQVKVTFAEVAGCDEAKQDLAEVVDFLKHPERYHTLGARIPHGILLVGPPGSGKTLLARAVAGEARVPYFSISGSDFVEMFVGVGAARVRDLFEQAKKQAPCIVFIDEIDAVGRKRGSGINGGNDEREQTLNQLLVEMDGFQSQHDIIILAATNRPDVLDAALLRPGRFDRQVVVDAPDVKGRETILKIHARKKPLDPSVDLAAVARRTPGMVGADLENLLNEAALLAAREGRRRITVRDVDEARDRVLMGPERRSMVISEADRRVTAYHEVGHALAAQLLPHADRVHKLTVVPRGRALGAAMYTPQDRMHLTREALLDRICVALAGQAAEEVALNAISTGAQSDFQTATSIARRMITEWGMSELGQLALVSEQGGYLGLSPEYGQYSEHTAQRIDEALLQLMAEQYQRASGLLSEHLHVMHRLVDALVERETLTLEEFETVIAGGTLPAPLSNEPVAEPESGGIDTPGVGTLKPGGA
- a CDS encoding CBS domain-containing protein, whose protein sequence is MPTIKEIMTGDLIRIEPEATLQEAADLMRAEDVGFLLVMKEQKLHGLITDRDIVVRAVAYGRDSGSEVRDFMTEHPLTLDGDTDVEEAARAMAQRRVRRLVVTHVGGVVGVVSLADLALKADAQAQQAALEGVSKPGGNN
- a CDS encoding oxidoreductase, which gives rise to MPLTSAFFARSTALDVIAGHDLSGQVALITGGASGIGLETTRALLHAGAQVLVAVRDAQRAAAALADLEARPGQLDLITLDLGSLASVRAAAAEVLARVPRLRLLINNAGTMATPFGQTSDGFETQFGTNHLGPFLFTTLLMPALLAAAPARVVVLSSIGHRRSDVHLDDPNYRTRPYEKWEAYGQSKTANVLFAVGLSARYGAQGVTANALHPGGIMTNLQRFLPREEQIAMGWMDEQGQLNPGFKTPEQGAATSIWAAVGPELEGVGGLYLEDVREALPFDPAQPFSGYMPYARDPRAAERLWTLSESLVAVAGS
- a CDS encoding DnaJ C-terminal domain-containing protein is translated as MAYKDYYETLGVPRSASEGEIKSAYRKLAKQYHPDKNPGDDKSAERFKEIGEAYAVLNDAEKRKLYDTYGHAGEVPPGAYGGPGGVPGGADFGGFDPSQFSDFFQGLFGGRGGGARSGFSGFGGGQVSLEDLLGGSSGGIGGGRRFVQNVEGELQVSLQEAYQGSDETIQVEGRRITVHIPAGTRDGARLRLSGQGPGGGDVLLTVRVLEDARFELDGDDVTVSVDVPVYTAALGGPVRVETLKGPVQLNVPAGTSGGRRLRLKGQGWPRKGGGHGDLYARLTLTLPASLSDQEKELYRQLAELRK
- a CDS encoding MDR family MFS transporter encodes the protein MSRSDAQPAGASPSAHVPQASRRLATAGLILGVFLAALESSVVATAMPSVIQDLGGQHLYALPFAVFLLTSTVSSPLWGRASDIVGRKRLYLAGVLIFLLGSALCGLSQSMTFLIGARALQGLGAGAVLPLTLTMIGEMYSMQERARVQALISGVWGVSGLVGPLVGGLIAEHLSWRWVFYVNLPFGIPAMLIVWRALRETVTPRPARIDWLGALLFMVGCGLLIWGLELSVWWQVGLGLAVLAAAVVVELRHPEPLLPVASLRQRLPRVSLLGNLLGGAAYFGVIAYLPLFAQGVNRGSATAGGVILTPMLLGWVLASIVGAQLMRRVSLSRLTIVGFAVLMLIFGLMALAAHAPLWVISVLGFFAGSGMGLSMLSLLLAVQQATPREELGAATSAVLFGRQLGGALGTALMGLLIGAAAIQNGGVALADGLQRAFLLGLALVAVGFLLTLTLRGEPKPSRAEA
- a CDS encoding nucleotide exchange factor GrpE, coding for MTDPQNPNGPQDPNETIIDAEVVDEQTTDDSAGVSDDSDFDPSMFNPEMFAQVQQMMENAEKAETLERENAELKNRLGRLAADFEAYRRRTADDASEARGKGTADAAEALMPVYDDLSRAIEMGSSDPGKLIPGMKTVQATVLRVFGQLGLEATGQEGEHFDPQWHEALQVVPGEQDDVVVQVYQVGFRMGDRLVRPARVVVSKKG
- the dnaK gene encoding molecular chaperone DnaK is translated as MPKAVGIDLGTTNSVIAVMEGGRPDVIVNAEGARTTPSVVAYKGDERLVGQIARRQAALNPAATLFEVKRFIGRRWDEVKEEAARSPFSVKEGPAGSVRIEVNGKDLAPEQVSAEVLRKLVQDASAKLGESIKDVVITVPAYFDNSQREATRQAGEIAGLNVLRVINEPTAAALAYGLERKGNETVLVFDLGGGTFDVTILELGDGVFEVKSTSGDTHLGGADFDQRIVDWLASEFQKEHNFDLRKDKQALQRLIEAAEKAKIELSSSSETTISLPFITFDPETRTPLHLERTLSRAKFEELTSDLLRRVREPVQRALDDAKLTAANIDEVILVGGSTRIPAVKRIVKDLTNKEPNESVNPDEAVALGAAVQAGIIQGDSSLGDIVLVDVTPLTLGVEVKGGMIAPMITRNTTVPAKKTEIYTTAENNQPGVEINVLQGERPMAADNKSLGRFKLEGIPPMPAGRAQIEVTFDIDANGILHVTAKEKTSGKESSIRIENTTTLDKSDVERMVKEAEQNADADKARRERVEKRNALDSLRVQATQAIEENAGADQGLKDRVKALADEAEDAIRSDDDAKIADVQKRLEEGLRELMTAGQQAAQAGAQPGAAQAKPEDDVIDADFKPAE